One genomic window of Parabacteroides pacaensis includes the following:
- a CDS encoding RNA polymerase sigma-70 factor has product MMLLTVNQFEEYFRSLYKPLNLYALRFTEEIDDAEDIVQQAFVDAWEKNSQGSAIGNLKAYMYQAVHNRCLNYLSSRMHKADTQEIPDLPDTSEEEQVRQAERDARLWEAINKLPPERKKIFLMAKQDGLRYQDIAGTLGISVKTVENQMGKALKTLRETAIKIYNFFFAW; this is encoded by the coding sequence TCAGGAGTTTGTATAAACCCCTGAACCTATATGCACTTCGCTTTACCGAGGAGATAGACGATGCCGAGGATATTGTACAGCAAGCGTTTGTCGATGCATGGGAGAAGAACAGCCAAGGTTCCGCCATCGGGAACCTGAAAGCTTATATGTACCAGGCAGTACATAACCGTTGCTTAAATTACCTCTCGTCCCGTATGCACAAAGCGGATACTCAAGAGATCCCCGATCTGCCGGATACTTCCGAAGAAGAGCAAGTCCGGCAAGCCGAACGTGACGCCCGTTTATGGGAAGCCATCAATAAACTTCCCCCGGAAAGAAAAAAAATATTTCTTATGGCAAAGCAAGATGGACTACGTTACCAAGACATTGCAGGAACCTTAGGAATATCCGTTAAAACAGTTGAAAACCAAATGGGTAAAGCATTAAAAACCTTACGCGAGACAGCCATCAAAATATATAACTTTTTCTTTGCGTGGTAA